Proteins encoded by one window of Vespula pensylvanica isolate Volc-1 chromosome 6, ASM1446617v1, whole genome shotgun sequence:
- the LOC122630124 gene encoding anoctamin-8, translating into MPGGEGSPINLLDHHGTSTTPSGITSAQCPKSDDEAGSTTGNATTTEKDASASTMTSVPAGEGLRRRKVIHAAKETLDKASRLLRRKIPCTGHLMTPRRLWIQKVPTQKCDVVMMFPNGASDETLMWLLGRLRAGTPGLVVHVRHHASSDSYGFYLTAPFSVLLKAAEEVHLPKALRQEYGGGLKEFVGSEASCFKGSDDEAHFFTTQERQSLVLHLLHTLRAGPQDLHSLSGLKLVEGQAIIPKCISAGIISQVFPLHELPALEQLRKTWVRAFFSPQPLDDICKYFGVKISMYFAWLGHYTTALIVPAAVGVIYWVGIIGRNQAVEDVAYVLFSVFNVIWATVYLETWKRRGAELAYRWGTLDQRDDLLVEPRPLFTGTLEISPVTGRLEPTYPRWRRNVFRYFVSVPIIAACLFFVFVVMILSFQIQDWWDARLEAGGYGFWLSYVPKVLLAVVIALMDEAYFKVAVWLNDLENYRLDTEYENHLIYKVALFQFVNSFLSLFYIAFYLQDQERLKEQLAALLIARQVIGNLKESAIPYLVEQLRLAQLSFELFGALSPSEARLPPGNDEEDEKTKNSDEKDERTETGKTKQPRNVSQAELESSLYRVGHTTNSLLSDVTLKYDRAFSEHLEMLSQLGYVCLFSSAFPLAAVAALLGNLIELRGDAFKLCYVLQRPFGRRVSNIGTWQNAMEAMGFVAILVNCALISRSGQVQRMFPEMSATQTILLIVALEHIMLAIRFIITCAIPDIPHWVATEMAKVEFLRREAVRRLSSTPSPEQQPSTVIGRFVVSPADGESEEQHLLSERTGDASMSSQPDTPTLASTTQTPSRPSTPSATSIPRIAETSLTAESPGSIGSSSEISNSFLSENNIGSSRDIHNTPRCSIPGGERGRRSREWLTNEPESSNTGDHYGHHLTIGPHGGVDWVRKLGLEPGGRKSSDSEISAVGSVAGTAEELTLHRSTDCIVSKDLASSSDSDLLKSAPPWVITHRNPKFRFSPEKEREREKVEKQQYYQHHQQRETTHEHRDRQAYVPEKEKDSGVGGLSDSSKTISSQEEEKPSREDREAKKTRVKQSLMKRARSVAIFSLKLKERRAREAELKAKEAEREARWQQPQSCVGGELSCIPIEKLISVDDIAAMEMRRMNH; encoded by the exons ATGCCAGGCGGCGAGGGGTCCCCGATCAATCTCCTCGACCACCACGGAACATCGACTACCCCTAGCGGTATAACGTCGGCTCAGTGTCCGAAGAGCGATGACGAGGCTGGAAGCACGACCGGAAACGCAACTACTACCGAAAAGGACGCGAGTGCATCGACGATGACGAGTGTCCCGGCCGGTGAGGGACTTAGACGGAGGAAGGTCATACACGCGGCCAAAGAGACATTAGACAAGG CATCACGTTTATTGAGACGTAAGATACCATGTACTGGCCACCTGATGACCCCCCGCCGCCTATGGATACAAAAAGTACCAACTCAG AAATGCGACGTCGTTATGATGTTTCCGAACGGTGCAAGCGACGAAACTCTGATGTGGCTTTTAGGTCGACTTCGGGCTGGGACCCCTGGCCTAGTCGTGCACGTCAGACATCATGCCTCCTCAGATAGTTACGGGTTTTATCTAACGGCACCTTTTAGCGT TTTGTTAAAAGCTGCGGAGGAGGTACACTTGCCAAAAGCTCTACGCCAAGAATATGGCGGAGGTTTGAAGGAATTCGTAGGCTCGGAAGCGAGCTGCTTCAAAGGAAGCGACGACGAAGCTCATTTTTTTACTACCCAAGAAAGACAGTCCCTGGTATTACACCTACTTCATACGTTAAGAGCAGGTCCGCAGGATCTTCACAGTTTATCAGGATTAAAACTGGTGGAAGGACAAGCCATTATTCCTAAGTGCATCTCGGCAGGCATTATATCACAG GTCTTCCCATTACACGAACTACCGGCATTAGAACAATTACGAAAGACATGGGTTCGCGCATTTTTTAGTCCCCAACCATTGGACGATATCTGTAAATATTTTGGGGTAAAAATCAGCATGTACTTCGCATGGCTCGGACACTACACCACCGCTTTGATCGTTCCCGCCGCTGTGGGTGTCATATACTgg GTCGGCATCATCGGTAGGAACCAAGCGGTGGAAGACGTGGCGTACGTGTTATTCTCAGTCTTCAACGTAATTTGGGCGACAGTTTATCTAGAAACTTGGAAAAGAAGAGGTGCCGAATTGGCCTACAGATGGGGTACTTTAGATCAAAGAGATGACTTGTTGGTCGAACCTAGACCTCTCTTCACG GGTACTCTAGAAATATCACCTGTCACGGGAAGACTAGAACCAACTTACCCCAGATGGCGAAGGAatgtttttcgatattttgtcAGCGTACCCATCATCGCCGCTTgtctatttttcgttttcgtcgtcatGATACTGAGCTTCCAAATACAG GATTGGTGGGACGCCCGTCTTGAAGCGGGAGGCTACGGATTCTGGCTAAGTTACGTGCCAAAAGTATTATTGGCCGTTGTAATCGCCTTAATGGACGAGGCGTACTTCAAAGTCGCAGTCTGGTTGAACGACTTGG AAAACTATCGACTAGACACCGAGTACGAGAATCATCTGATCTACAAGGTGGCACTG TTTCAGTTCGTAAACTCCTTCCTATCGTTATTTTACATCGCCTTCTATCTTCAAGACCAAGAAAGACTCAAGGAG caaCTAGCCGCGTTACTGATAGCTCGGCAAGTGATTGGAAATCTTAAAGAATCCGCAATACCATATTTGGTGGAACAGCTGCGCCTAGCACAATTGAGTTTTGAGCTCTTTGGTGCTCTGAGCCCAAGCGAAGCGAGACTACCACCTGGTAATGACGAGGAAgacgagaaaacgaagaattcCGATGAGAAGGATGAACGAACGGAAACGGGAAAGACGAAGCAACCGAGGAACGTTAGCCAAGCTGAGTTGGAGAGTTCTCTCTACAGAGTAGGACACACCACTAATTCTCTTCTTAGTGACGTTACTTTGAAG taCGATCGAGCGTTCTCGGAACATCTGGAAATGCTTTCGCAACTGGGATATGTATGCCTCTTCTCGTCAGCGTTTCCTTTAGCTGCCGTTGCTGCGTTACTTGGTAACCTGATCGAATTACGAGGAGATGCATTTAAGTTATGTTACGTTCTTCAACGACCCTTTGGACGTAGGGTATCAAATATCGGCACTTGGCAG AACGCTATGGAAGCTATGGGATTCGTCGCGATTTTAGTTAATTGCGCGTTAATCAGTCGAAGCGGACAGGTACAACGAATGTTTCCAGAGATGTCCGCGACTCAAACAATTTTGCTAATAGTCGCTTTGGAACACATTATGCTAGCAATCAGATTTATTATTACCTGTGCTATACCGGATATACCACATTGGGTTGCTACGGAAATGGCCAAAGTTGAATTCTTAAGAAGAGAAGCAGTGAGAAGATTGTCCTCGACACCATCACCGGAACAACAACCGTCTACCGTCATAG GGAGATTCGTGGTGAGTCCAGCAGACGGAGAGAGCGAAGAGCAGCATCTGTTGAGCGAACGTACCGGAGACGCCTCGATGTCCAGCCAACCGGATACTCCTACTTTAGCATCGACGACCCAAACACCGAGCAGACCATCGACTCCAAGTGCTACGTCGATACCCAGAATCGCGGAGACATCGCTTACGGCTGAGTCACCCGGTAGTATTGGAAGTAGCAGCGAGATCAGCAATTCCTTCCTTTCCGAAAATAATATTGGCAGTAGTCGAGACATTCACAATACACCGAGATGCTCTATACctggaggagaaagag GCCGACGATCAAGAGAGTGGTTAACCAACGAACCAGAATCATCGAACACTGGAGATCACTACGGTCATCATTTGACGATCGGTCCTCACGGTGGTGTCGATTGGGTACGCAAATTAGGCTTGGAACCAGGTGGACGAAAATCGAGCGATTCCGAGATCAGTGCAGTTGGTTCCGTGGCTGGAACTGCCGAAGAATTAACTCTCCATAGATCTACCGATTGCATCGTTTCAAAGGATCTGGCTTCGTCCTCGGATAGTGATTTGTTAAA GTCTGCCCCGCCATGGGTGATAACTCACAGAAATCCAAAGTTCCGTTTTTCAccggagaaggagagggaacGAGAGAAGGTGGAGAAGCAACAATATTATCAGCATCATCAACAGAGGGAAACAACGCACGAGCACCGTGATCGACAAGCGTACGTtcccgaaaaagaaaaggattcgGGTGTTGGTGGTCTGTCAGATTCCAGCAAGACGATTTCGAGtcaagaggaagagaaaccAAGTAGGGAGGATCGCGAAGCGAAAAAAACGAGAGTGAAACAGAGTCTCATGAAGAGGGCACGTTCGGTCGCTATATtctcgttaaaattaaaagaacgaCGAGCGAGAGAGGCCGAACTTAAAGCGAAGGAAGCAGAGAGGGAAGCTAGATGGCAACAACCTCAGTCATGCGTTGGTGGCGAACTATCTTGCATTCCCATAGAAAAGCTTATATCTGTGGACGACATTGCGGCCATGGAGATGCGCAGAATGAATCATTAG
- the LOC122630128 gene encoding MAU2 chromatid cohesion factor homolog, producing the protein MASSQDAWYLSLLGLAENFRTSSPPNIKSCIQCLQAVFNFKPPPRVEARTHLQLGNILLTHTKNIDLARSHLEQAWRLSQNINTFDDVKFEAASVVAELYEQQQQPSLSKPILRKAIELSQHNVYWHCRLIFQLAQIHASEKDFVAASSLLAVGVDYSHISNASYTRVLFLLSRCMLLLIDKKFTEVHTLLNSAGHHVENWQGSPHQKEYLKVYYLVLQVCHFLMAGQVNSVKPCLKQLQQSIQTIMSPNWPTDDVVTGSNIGDMFIWMPKDHLYVLVYLVTVMHSMQAGYMDEAQKYTNKALTQIEKLKIVDNKPILSVFQLMLLEHIVMCRLVMGNKSVALAEIAQACQLCRRQPRLLQGHRPQLHALLGLYAMSMNCMEAAEAQFTAALRTSQERELWTFANLNLAIVYLRTKRDAELGALMERINPESLPSHSHSLRAAAYYVQGLQAFFGARHNEAKRYLRETLIMASSEDLNRLTSCSLVLLGHIFLSLGNSRESMNMVTPAMQLASKIPDVHVQLWATAILKDLYRICGDPNRESEAYQMHCTFSQTLLKDHFQSTQMSEHALIQWTDGPIPVLPNDPPPSTSQTILQ; encoded by the exons ATGGCGTCTTCTCAGGACGCTTGGTATCTCTCGTTGTTAGGTTTAGCTGAAAACTTTCGGACATCGAGCCCACCAAATATTAAATCATGTATTCAGTGTCTTCAAGCTGTCTTCAATTTCAAACCACCACCTCGGGTCGAAGCTCGTACTCATCTACAACTTGGAAACATTCTTCTTACTCAcacgaaaaatatcgatttggCGCGATCACATCTAGAACAAGCG TGGCGTTTAAGTCAAAATATAAACACTTTTGACGATGTTAAATTTGAGGCAGCAAGTGTAGTAGCTGAATTGTAcgaacaacagcaacagccaAGTTTAAGTAAACCTATATTAAGGAAGGCCATAGAACTATCTCAACATAATGTTTATTGGCACTGTAGACTTATATTTCAATTGGCG CAAATACATGCATCCGAAAAAGATTTCGTCGCAGCAAGTAGCTTGCTGGCTGTTGGTGTCGATTATTCCCATATTAGTAATGCAAGTTACACacgtgtattatttttattaagtcgATGTATGCTCCTATTAATAGACAAGAAATTTACGGAAGTCCATACACTCTTAAATTCAGCCGGTCACCATGTTGAAAATTGGCAAGGAAGTCCACATCAAAAAGAATACTTAAAAGTATATTACTTGGTGCTTCAAGTTTGTCATTTTCTTATGGCTGGTCAg GTAAATAGCGTGAAACCTTGCTTAAAACAACTGCAACAAAGTATACAAACGATCATGTCTCCTAATTGGCCAACGGATGATGTAGTTACGGGTTCTAATATAGGAGATATGTTCATATGGATGCCAAAGGATCATTTGTATGTTTTGGTTTATCTTGTAACTGTTATGCATTCAATGCAAGCTGGTTATATGGATGAAGCACAAAAATACACAAATAAGGCTCTTACCCAAatcgagaaattaaaaa TCGTTGATAATAAGCCGATACTCTCTGTCTTTCAACTCATGCTATTAGAACATATAGTTATGTGCCGCCTCGTCATGGGAAATAAAAGTGTGGCACTTGCAGAAATAGCCCAGGCATGTCAACTTTGTAGGCGGCAACCGAGATTATTGCAAGGCCATCGGCCTCAACTGCATGCTCTTTTGGGATTATATGCAATGTCTATGAATTGTATGGAAGCTGCTGAAGCTCAGTTTACAGCTGCTCTTAGG acATCTCAAGAACGAGAACTTTGGACATTTGCAAATTTAAATTTGGCCATAGTATACCttagaacaaaaagagatgCAGAGTTGGGTGCTTTAATGGAAAGAATAAATCCAGAGTCCTTACCATCGCATTCACATTCCTTGAGAGCAGCAGCATACTATGTTCAAGGTCTCCAAGCTTTTTTTGGAGCTAGACACAATGAAGCCAA gaGATATCTTAGAGAAACGTTAATAATGGCAAGCTCAGAGGATTTAAATAGATTAACTTCTTGTAGTCTCGTTTTGTTAggacatatatttctttcattaggAAATAGTAGAGAATCTATGAATATGGTTACACCTGCCATGCAGCTTGCTTCCAAAATACCAGATGTACACGTACAACTATGGGCTACTGCTATTCTGAAAG ATTTGTATAGAATTTGTGGAGATCCTAATCGTGAAAGTGAAGCATATCAAATGCACTGTACATTTTCTCAAACTCTCTTAAAGGATCATTTTCAAAGTACACAAATGAGTGAACATGCTCTTATTCAATGGACAGACGGTCCCATACCTGTTTTGCCAAATGACCCACCACCTTCCACATCTCAAACAAttcttcaataa
- the LOC122630131 gene encoding F-box only protein 33: MQDFREESSGGVHTIQHNCRYGGAVGSYKLNAIPRSYFGLGIGFSYGRRTVEQRHLAELIETTVASEWLKMLHAGNGGEIRLDMLKHREESDTVEEATSRKCEGQLSSMKANSCSSCILPNRTIEMEQEDNNSCWNNLPSVILQEIFSYLPHENRIKASQVCKNWRYALFHPSFWRKITFVLKDEDSISWARFLADCFGLSVHEATIRCDIACHIVETSHLLKKLSCNRQLRKLFLEYSSSIFECPNWYMESETDSPTNSTSLMKSIVKIIETSNCLEALSLGYIEELATNANIILEPLLLHHAKHLTHLSLASVKDDPDHYDFIELEEYIFKSFIRLTVLTVDYDVVNDALLRALDSGTMETIVIHVHGWHNDYLGTSNAAWEYFVQKNPKCELRLNLIHSYIGVKVLDTEILRPSMPLTHLKVLFCEKFNTEVLHRLSNWYPHTLKSLIWIDSMDTTVNTPATDDPNEPDSPDPLVFVAWKCTKLVEMVFIGHKYYKENLLAIARLRGSTLKLLVFAESDIASDSESWHKTETITHEIQEIMGKHWAPLRNTELPTVVLNPFAGDSREVIMPLILRDEK, from the exons ATGCAAGATTTTCGCGAAGAATCGTCGGGAGGAGTACACACGATTCAACACAACTGTAGGTACGGCGGTGCGGTTGGGAGTTACAAGTTGAACGCAATACCTCGCTCGTATTTTGGTTTGGGTATTGGTTTTTCATACGGCCGTAGAACCGTAGAACAGAGGCATTTAGCCGAATTAATTGAGACAACGGTGGCCAGCGAGTGGCTAAAAATGCTACACGCCGGAAATGGAGGTGAAATTCGGCTGGATATGTTAAAACACCGCGAAGAAAGTGACACAGTAGAAGAGGCAACGTCAAGAAAGTGCGAGGGGCAGCTGTCTTCGATGAAGGCAAACAGCTGTTCGTCTTGCATACTTCCTAATCGTACCATTGAAATGGAACAAGAGGATAACAACTCGTGCTGGAACAATCTGCCCAGCGTTATTTtgcaagaaatattttcgtatttgCCACATGAGAACAGGATAAAAGCCTCTCAG GTTTGTAAAAATTGGAGATATGCGTTATTCCATCCCAGTTTTTGgagaaaaattacttttgtTCTGAAAGACGAGGATAGTATTTCATGGGCTAG gtTTCTGGCAGATTGTTTTGGGCTTAGTGTACACGAAGCAACCATAAGATGTGACATAGCGTGTCATATTGTAGAAACTTCtcatcttttgaaaaaattaagttGTAATAGGCAGTTACGAAAATTGTTCTTGGAATATAGCAGTAGCATATTTGAATGTCCTAATTGGTACATGGAAAGCGAGACTGACAG TCCAACGAACAGTACCTCTCTAATGAAATCCATtgtgaaaattattgaaacatCTAACTGTTTGGAAGCTCTGAGTTTAGGATACATAGAAGAGTTAGCAACTAATGccaatataattttagaacCATTACTTCTACATCATGCTAAACATCTAACACACCTCAGTCTAGCATCCGTCAAGGATGACCCAGACCATTATGACTTTATAGAATtggaagaatatatttttaaatcatttatcaGACTGACTGTTTTGACAGTAGATTATGACGTTGTTAATGATGCCTTACTCAGAGCTTTAGACAGTGGCACCATGGAAACGATAGTAATACATGTACATGGTTGGCATAACGATTACTTAGGAACATCAAATGCAGCTTGGGAGTATTTCGTTCAAAAGAA TCCAAAATGTGAACTACGACTAAATCTCATACATTCTTACATTGGTGTAAAAGTATTAGATACGGAAATTCTTCGCCCTTCCATGCCTCTGACGCACTTAAAAGTATTGTTCtgtgaaaaatttaatacagaGGTACTACATCGATTATCAAATTGGTATCCTCACACATTAAAATCACTCATATGGATAGATTCTATGGATACTACGGTAAATACTCCAGCTACAGACGATCCTAATGAGCCGGATAG CCCAGATCCCCTAGTATTCGTGGCTTGGAAGTGTACTAAACTCGTGGAAATGGTGTTTATAGGACacaaatattacaaagaaaatttattagctATCGCACGTCTCAGAGGAAGTACACTCAAACTTCTTGTATTTGCAGAAAGTGATATTGCGTCTGACAGCGAATCGTGGCACAAGACTGAGACCATCACGCAT GAAATACAAGAGATAATGGGTAAACATTGGGCACCATTGAGGAACACGGAGTTACCAACGGTAGTGTTGAATCCATTTGCCGGTGACAGCAGGGAGGTCATTATGCCGCTTATCCTGCGCGACGAGAAGTAA
- the LOC122630163 gene encoding NADH dehydrogenase [ubiquinone] iron-sulfur protein 7, mitochondrial-like translates to MQTDSRENIVFTVKMRYLTKFLNSETLLSSNINTNELSDNFVNCCNSSLLYPDVTSTVPYHLNLLTNDVAVIILKFTGSWRNVLIFELSENIRCSRQLREAVRVTSMIRSLAFNQNLQQGLLSLARNNGAALVYPAITGNLVNQMSSTVQKRDVSLPEKPKKEPYSPFQNTTNTIEYALARVDDLLNWGRKNSIWPMTFGLACCAVEMMHIAAPRYDMDRFGVVFRASPRQSDVIIVAGTLTNKMAPALRKIYDQMPEPRWVISMGSCANGGGYYHYSYSVVRGCDRIIPVDIYVPGCPPTAEALLYGILQLQKKIKRMRLTQDWYRK, encoded by the exons ATGCAGACGGATTCTCGAGAGAATATCGTTTTCACGGTCAAGATG CGATATCTTACCAAATTTTTGAACTCGGAAACGTTGCTCTCGTCTAATATCAACACAAACGAACTTTCAGATAACTTTGTCAATTGTTGCAACAGTTCTCTTTTATATCCCGACGT aaCTTCAACCGTCCCGTATCACTTGAATTTGCTTACAAACGATGTAGCTGTGATAATTCTAAAATTTACCGGTAGTTGGCGCaacgttttaatatttgagTTGTCTGAAAATATCAGATGTAGCAGACAACTCCGTGAAGCGGTGAGGGTCACAAGCATGATCCGTTCCTTAGCTTTCAATC AAAATTTACAGCAGGGACTATTGTCCCTTGCTCGTAATAATGGAGCTGCTTTGGTATATCCTGCTATTACAGGAAATTTGGTTAATCAAATGAGTAGTACAGTTCAAAAACGTGATGTATCATTACCAGAAAAACCTAAGAAGGAGCCATACAGTCCTTTTCAAAATACCACTAACACAATTGAATATGCTTTAGCTCGAGTAGATGATCTCTTAAATTGGGGTCGCAAGAATTCGATATGGCCAATGACATTTGGTTTAGCGTGTTGCGCCGTAGAAATGATGCATATTGCAGCACCTCGTTATGATATGGATAGATTCGGTGTTGTCTTCAGAGCATCACCTAGACAATCCGATGTTATAATAGTTGCTGGTACACTAACCAATAAAATGGCACCTGCTTTAAGAAAAATCTATGATCAAATGCCAGAACCAAGATGGGTCATTTCGATGGGTAGCTGTGCGAATGGAGGTGgatattatcattatagtTACTCGGTAGTCAGGGGATGCGATAGGATCATTCCTGTGGACATATACGTACCTG gtTGTCCCCCTACAGCCGAAGCATTGTTATATGGAATTTTGCAATtgcagaaaaaaattaagaggATGAGGTTGACGCAAGATTGGTACAGAAagtaa